CTTGGCCTTAGTGGTTGTTTGGGTACCCTTAGTCCACGTCTCCGTAGAATTGGGGACGAGGGTGCATAGAAGGATGCAAAACTAGATGAGGCCAGGAATAGGGGTAGAGGGTAGAACGTTACTTGCCTAGTTTCTCGCGTAGCTTCTTTATCAGTATCGGTAGGAACTTGTAGAGGTCTGCTACAACGCCGTAGTCGGCGTACTGGAATATTGGCGCATTCTTATCCTTGTTGATTGCCACTATTATCTTGCTGTCTAGTGTAGCCGCCATGTGCTGTGACGCGCCGGAGATGCCTATTGCTATGTATAGTTTTGGCTTTATCTTCTTACCTGATATCCCTATCCATCTATCCTCGCTGAGCCAGCCGTAGTCGGCGACTACGGGCCTGGAGCCGCCCACTACGCCGCCGAGTATCTGGGCTAGCTCCTCCGCCATAGCTAGGTCCTCCTTCTTGCGGAAGCCGCGGCCGACGCCCACAACTACCTCCGCCGCCTCTATGTTCACTGCTTCGTGCTTCTTTGGCTCTACAGCTGTTACCTTTATCCTGGGCTCCGGGGCCTCTATCTCGACAGTCTCTGCGCCTGTGTCGCCAGAGTAGCTGTATACCCCTGCAGGTATTGCCACTATTGCTGGTAGCTGTGAGGATATCCGCGCTATAGCGCGGCCGCCCAGCACTTGGCGCTTCACTGTTATCTTGTCTTCGGCGAGCTCTACTACCGTGGCCTCTGTGAACATTGGGATCTTCTTCCATGCTGCCAGCCTCGCACCTGCGTCAACATTGTTCTTGGCTGCTACTGCTGCGACTAGGCTTGGCCGTAGCTCGTCGTAGAGCTTTACTAGTGTTTCTGCTAGCTGGTCAGGTGTAGGCTTCTCTGCTGCTGCCACGTAGACGCGCTTGAATGCCTTGAAGCTGTTCTTCTTGACCTCATCTGGGCTCCCGAAGACTAGTACATAGGCCTCTAGGCCATGCTTCTCAGCGAACCCGGCTAGCTCGGGTAGCTGGCTAGGCTTCTCCGCGTAGAGGAGAGCGCGCATCATCGCGGACACCAGCCCTCTAGGCCTTTATGACACCCTCCTTTATGAGGGCGTCTATGAGCTTCTCGGCTATCTCCTCTAGGCTCTCGCCCTCTATTATGATGTTCTTGCGCTGGACAGCCACGACGCGTAGCTCTTCTAGGCTAGGCTTGCCCGGCAGCTCGGCGCCGATGTCGGCGAGGCTGTACTTCTTGACTGGCTTGCGGAAGGCGCGGCGTATCTGTATGAGGGTTGGTATACGTGGCTTGTTTATCTCGCCCGTCACGCTCACTACAGCAGGCGTTGCGGCCTCGACGGTCTCTAGCCGGTCCTCTAGGTCGCGCTTAACCTTGACGACGCCGTCAGCATACTCGAGCTCTCTAGCATAGCTGATGAACGGTATTCCTAGTATTGCCGCTACCCGGGCACCGACCTGCGAGGACATCATGTCCATCGCGGCTTCGCCGGTTAGGTATAGGTCGAAGCCGCCGAGCTTCTGGAGCAGGGATGCAAGGGCTGCAGCAGTAGCGCCTGGGTCGCCTGGTATAAGAGCCTCGTCAACTATAACATGGGCCTCGTCTGCGCCCATTGCGAGTGCTTCACGTACTACT
The window above is part of the Pyrodictium abyssi genome. Proteins encoded here:
- a CDS encoding electron transfer flavoprotein subunit beta/FixA family protein, with the protein product MPLNIAVLVKASLDPNMLRSKASREVDVDNTPLAISEYDKNAVEAAIQLRDKHGGKVVVVSALTWGPLAKRSREIEQVVREALAMGADEAHVIVDEALIPGDPGATAAALASLLQKLGGFDLYLTGEAAMDMMSSQVGARVAAILGIPFISYARELEYADGVVKVKRDLEDRLETVEAATPAVVSVTGEINKPRIPTLIQIRRAFRKPVKKYSLADIGAELPGKPSLEELRVVAVQRKNIIIEGESLEEIAEKLIDALIKEGVIKA
- a CDS encoding electron transfer flavoprotein subunit alpha/FixB family protein, yielding MMRALLYAEKPSQLPELAGFAEKHGLEAYVLVFGSPDEVKKNSFKAFKRVYVAAAEKPTPDQLAETLVKLYDELRPSLVAAVAAKNNVDAGARLAAWKKIPMFTEATVVELAEDKITVKRQVLGGRAIARISSQLPAIVAIPAGVYSYSGDTGAETVEIEAPEPRIKVTAVEPKKHEAVNIEAAEVVVGVGRGFRKKEDLAMAEELAQILGGVVGGSRPVVADYGWLSEDRWIGISGKKIKPKLYIAIGISGASQHMAATLDSKIIVAINKDKNAPIFQYADYGVVADLYKFLPILIKKLREKLGK